One window from the genome of Trabulsiella odontotermitis encodes:
- the ldcC gene encoding lysine decarboxylase LdcC has protein sequence MNIIAIMGPHGVYHKDEPIKELEAALARQGFKTIWPQNSADLIKFIEHNPRICGVIFDWDEYSVDLCSEINQLNEYLPLYAFIDTHSTMDVSVHDMRMALWFFEYALGQAEDIATRIRQYTGEYLDNITPPFTRALFTYVKEGKYTFCTPGHMGGTAYQKSPVGCLFYDFFGGNTLKADVSISVTELGSLLDHTGPHLEAEEYIARTFGAEQSYMVTNGTSTSNKIIGMYAAPAGSTLLIDRNCHKSLAHLLMMSDVVPLWLKPTRNALGNLGGIPRREFTRDSLAQKVAATPQAQWPVHAVITNSTYDGLLYNTTWIKQTLDVPSIHFDSAWVPYTHFHPIYQGKSGMSGDRVPGKVIYETQSTHKMLAALSQASLIHIKGDYDEEAFNEAFMMHTSTSPSYPIVASIETAAAMLRGNPGKRLIHRSVERALHFRKEVQRLREESDGWFFDIWQPEAVDEAECWPVAPGEDWHGFADADADHMFLDPVKVTILTPGMDEQGNMGDEGIPAALVAKFLDERGVVVEKTGPYNLLFLFSIGIDKTRAMGLLRGLTEFKRAYDLNLRVKNMLPDLYAEDPDFYRNMRIQDLAQGIHKLIRQHQLSHLMLRAFDVLPQMVMTPHQAWQRQIKGEVETIELEHLVGRVSANMILPYPPGVPLLMPGEMITEESRSVLDFLLMLCSIGHHYPGFETDIHGARRGEDGIYRVRVLKND, from the coding sequence GTGAACATTATTGCCATCATGGGGCCTCACGGGGTCTACCACAAAGACGAGCCGATCAAGGAACTGGAAGCGGCGCTGGCGCGGCAGGGGTTCAAAACCATCTGGCCGCAAAACAGCGCCGATCTGATCAAGTTCATTGAGCATAATCCACGTATTTGCGGCGTGATTTTCGACTGGGACGAATACAGCGTCGATTTGTGCAGTGAGATAAACCAGCTGAATGAATATCTTCCGCTTTACGCTTTTATTGATACCCACTCGACGATGGATGTCTCGGTCCACGACATGCGCATGGCGCTATGGTTCTTTGAGTATGCGCTGGGGCAGGCGGAGGACATCGCCACCCGCATTCGTCAGTACACCGGCGAGTATCTGGATAACATCACGCCGCCGTTTACCCGCGCGCTGTTCACATATGTGAAAGAGGGCAAATACACCTTCTGTACACCCGGGCACATGGGCGGTACGGCCTATCAGAAAAGCCCGGTGGGCTGCCTGTTTTATGATTTTTTCGGCGGGAATACGCTGAAAGCGGATGTGTCGATTTCAGTAACGGAACTGGGTTCGCTGCTCGATCACACCGGCCCGCATCTGGAAGCGGAAGAATATATCGCCCGTACATTCGGTGCCGAGCAGAGCTATATGGTGACCAACGGCACCTCGACCTCGAACAAAATCATTGGTATGTATGCCGCGCCCGCGGGCAGTACGCTGCTCATCGACCGCAACTGCCACAAATCGCTAGCGCATCTGCTAATGATGAGCGACGTTGTGCCGCTGTGGTTGAAGCCGACGCGTAACGCACTGGGGAACCTGGGCGGCATTCCACGACGCGAATTCACCCGTGACAGCCTCGCGCAAAAGGTAGCGGCCACGCCGCAGGCGCAGTGGCCGGTGCATGCGGTGATCACCAATTCGACTTATGACGGCCTGCTGTATAACACCACCTGGATTAAGCAGACGCTGGACGTTCCCTCTATTCATTTTGATTCCGCCTGGGTGCCCTATACGCATTTTCACCCGATCTATCAGGGAAAAAGCGGGATGAGCGGCGACCGGGTGCCGGGCAAAGTGATTTATGAGACGCAATCAACGCACAAGATGCTCGCAGCGCTGTCGCAGGCTTCACTGATTCATATCAAAGGGGATTATGACGAAGAGGCGTTTAACGAAGCGTTTATGATGCATACCTCAACGTCGCCGAGTTATCCCATTGTCGCCTCGATTGAAACGGCGGCGGCAATGCTGCGAGGAAATCCGGGTAAGCGGCTTATTCATCGCTCGGTCGAGCGCGCACTGCATTTCCGTAAAGAGGTGCAACGATTGAGGGAAGAATCAGACGGCTGGTTCTTTGATATCTGGCAGCCGGAAGCGGTAGACGAAGCGGAGTGCTGGCCGGTCGCACCGGGTGAAGACTGGCACGGTTTCGCCGATGCCGACGCGGACCATATGTTTCTCGACCCGGTCAAAGTGACCATTCTGACGCCGGGCATGGATGAGCAGGGGAATATGGGCGATGAGGGGATCCCGGCAGCGCTGGTCGCAAAATTCCTTGACGAACGCGGTGTGGTAGTGGAAAAAACCGGGCCTTACAACCTGCTGTTTTTATTCAGTATCGGCATCGATAAAACCCGGGCAATGGGGTTATTGCGTGGGCTGACGGAATTTAAACGCGCGTACGATCTCAATTTACGCGTCAAAAATATGCTACCTGATCTCTATGCCGAAGATCCTGATTTCTACCGTAACATGCGCATTCAGGATCTGGCGCAGGGGATCCACAAACTGATCCGTCAGCATCAGCTTTCGCACCTGATGCTGCGCGCATTTGATGTGCTTCCGCAAATGGTTATGACGCCGCATCAGGCGTGGCAACGGCAGATCAAAGGCGAGGTGGAAACCATCGAGCTCGAGCATCTGGTGGGCCGCGTCTCGGCGAATATGATCCTGCCTTATCCGCCGGGAGTACCGCTGCTGATGCCGGGTGAGATGATCACCGAAGAGAGCCGGTCGGTGCTCGATTTCCTGCTGATGCTGTGTTCCATCGGGCACCACTATCCCGGATTTGAAACCGACATCCACGGCGCGCGGCGCGGTGAGGACGGCATCTATCGGGTACGAGTCTTAAAAAATGACTGA
- the accA gene encoding acetyl-CoA carboxylase carboxyl transferase subunit alpha, translating into MSLNFLDFEQPIAELEAKIDSLTAVSRQDEKLDINIDEEVHRLREKSVELTRKIFADLGAWQVAQLARHPQRPYTLDYVRLAFDEFDELAGDRAYADDKAIVGGIARLDGRPVMIIGHQKGRETKEKIRRNFGMPAPEGYRKALRLMQMAERFNMPIITFIDTPGAYPGVGAEERGQSEAIARNLREMSRLKVPTICTVIGEGGSGGALAIGVGDKVNMLQYSTYSVISPEGCASILWKSADKAPLAAEAMGIIAPRLKELKLIDSIIPEPLGGAHRNPEAIAASLKAQLLADLADLDVLSKDDLLNRRYQRLMSYGYA; encoded by the coding sequence ATGAGTCTGAATTTCCTTGATTTCGAACAGCCGATCGCCGAGCTGGAAGCGAAAATCGATTCCCTGACAGCAGTAAGCCGTCAGGATGAGAAACTGGATATTAACATCGATGAAGAAGTGCATCGTCTGCGTGAAAAAAGCGTAGAACTGACACGCAAAATCTTCGCCGATCTTGGTGCATGGCAGGTTGCCCAGCTGGCGCGCCATCCACAACGCCCATATACCCTGGATTATGTTCGCCTGGCGTTCGACGAATTCGACGAGCTGGCCGGTGACCGCGCTTATGCTGACGACAAAGCGATTGTCGGCGGGATTGCGCGTCTGGACGGGCGTCCGGTGATGATCATTGGTCATCAGAAAGGCCGCGAAACCAAAGAGAAAATTCGCCGTAACTTTGGTATGCCAGCGCCGGAAGGCTACCGCAAAGCGCTGCGCCTGATGCAAATGGCAGAACGCTTCAATATGCCGATCATCACTTTCATCGACACGCCGGGCGCATACCCTGGCGTGGGCGCGGAAGAGCGTGGTCAGTCTGAAGCAATCGCCCGCAACCTGCGTGAAATGTCGCGCCTGAAAGTGCCGACCATCTGTACCGTCATCGGTGAAGGCGGTTCCGGTGGTGCGCTGGCCATCGGCGTGGGCGACAAAGTCAACATGCTGCAGTACAGTACTTATTCGGTGATCTCGCCGGAAGGTTGTGCGTCAATTCTGTGGAAAAGCGCTGACAAAGCGCCGCTGGCTGCGGAAGCGATGGGCATTATCGCCCCACGCCTGAAAGAGCTGAAGCTGATCGATTCCATCATTCCGGAACCGCTGGGTGGCGCACACCGCAACCCGGAAGCGATCGCCGCCAGCCTGAAGGCGCAACTGCTGGCCGACCTCGCTGATCTCGATGTGCTGAGCAAAGACGATCTGCTCAATCGTCGCTATCAGCGCCTGATGAGCTACGGTTACGCATAA
- the dnaE gene encoding DNA polymerase III subunit alpha, producing the protein MAEPRFVHLRVHSDYSMIDGLAKTGPLVKKAAALGMPALAITDFTNLCGLVKFYGAGHGAGMKPIVGADFHVQSDLLGEELTELTVLAANNTGYQNLTLLISRAYQRGYGALGPWIDRDWLVEHNDGLILLSGARMGDVGRSLLRGNMALVDQCVSFYEEHFPDRYYLELIRTGRADEENYLHAAINLAEERGLPVVATNDVRFIDAGDFDAHEIRVAIHDGFTLDDPKRPRNYSAQQYMRTEDEMCELFADIPEALENTVEIAKRCNVTVRLGEYFLPQFPTGEMTTEDFLVTKSKEGLEERLEFLFPDPEERIKRRPEYDERLDIELQVINQMGFPGYFLIVMEFIQWSKDNGVPVGPGRGSGAGSLVAYALKITDLDPLEFDLLFERFLNPERVSMPDFDVDFCMEKRDQVIEHVADMYGRDAVSQIITFGTMAAKAVIRDVGRVLGHPYGFVDRISKLVPPDPGMTLAKAFEAEPQLPEIYEADEEVKALIDMARKLEGVTRNAGKHAGGVVIAPTKITDFAPLYCDEAGQHPVTQFDKNDVEYAGLVKFDFLGLRTLTIINWALEMINARREKNGEPPLDIAAIPLDDKKSFDMLQRSETTAVFQLESRGMKDLIKRLQPDCFEDMIALVALFRPGPLQSGMVDNFIDRKHGREEISYPDVQWQHESLKPVLEPTYGIILYQEQVMQIAQVLSGYTLGGADMLRRAMGKKKPEEMAKQRGTFEEGAKKNGVDGELAMKIFDLVEKFAGYGFNKSHSAAYALVSYQTLWLKAHYPAEFMAAVMTADMDNTEKVVGLVDECWRMGLKILPPDINSGLYHFHVNDDGEIVYGIGAIKGVGEGPIEAILEARNEGGYFRELFDLCARTDTKKLNRRVLEKLIMSGAFDRLGPHRAALMNSLSDALKAADQHAKAEAIGQADMFGVLAEEPEQIEQSYASCQPWPEQIVLDGERETLGLYLTGHPITQYLKEIERYVGGYRLKDMHPTERGKVTTAAGLVIAARVMVTKRGNRIGICTLDDRSGRLEVMLFTDALDKYQQLLEKDRILIVSGQVSFDDFSGGLKMTAREVMDIDEAREKYARGLAISLTDRQIDDQLLNRLRQSLEPHRSGTIPVHLYYQRADARARLRFGATWRVSPSDRLLNDLRGLIGPEQVELEFD; encoded by the coding sequence ATGGCTGAACCACGTTTCGTACACCTGCGGGTGCACAGTGACTACTCCATGATCGATGGGCTGGCGAAGACCGGGCCGCTGGTGAAAAAGGCGGCCGCGCTCGGTATGCCTGCGCTGGCGATCACCGATTTCACCAACCTGTGCGGGCTGGTGAAGTTCTACGGAGCGGGACACGGTGCCGGCATGAAGCCGATCGTCGGCGCCGATTTTCACGTCCAGAGCGATCTGCTGGGCGAGGAACTCACCGAACTGACAGTGCTTGCTGCCAACAATACCGGGTACCAGAACCTGACGCTGCTGATTTCCCGTGCTTACCAGCGCGGTTACGGCGCGCTGGGGCCGTGGATCGACCGCGACTGGCTGGTCGAGCACAACGACGGGCTGATTTTGCTGTCAGGCGCGCGGATGGGCGACGTGGGTCGCAGTCTGCTGCGCGGCAACATGGCGCTGGTCGATCAGTGCGTGTCGTTTTATGAAGAACATTTCCCTGATCGCTACTATCTTGAGCTGATTCGTACCGGCCGTGCGGATGAAGAGAACTATCTTCACGCGGCGATAAACCTGGCCGAAGAGCGCGGGTTGCCGGTAGTGGCGACCAATGACGTACGGTTTATCGACGCCGGTGATTTTGACGCCCATGAAATTCGCGTCGCGATCCACGACGGCTTTACGCTTGATGATCCCAAACGCCCCCGCAACTACTCCGCACAACAGTACATGCGTACTGAAGATGAAATGTGCGAGCTGTTCGCAGATATCCCTGAAGCGCTGGAGAACACGGTTGAGATTGCCAAACGCTGCAACGTGACCGTGCGTTTAGGCGAATACTTCCTGCCGCAGTTCCCTACCGGGGAGATGACCACAGAAGACTTCCTGGTTACCAAATCGAAAGAGGGTCTGGAAGAGCGTCTTGAATTCCTGTTCCCTGATCCTGAAGAGCGCATAAAACGCCGCCCGGAATATGATGAGCGTCTGGATATTGAACTCCAGGTGATCAACCAGATGGGGTTCCCTGGCTACTTCCTTATCGTGATGGAGTTTATCCAGTGGTCGAAGGATAACGGCGTGCCGGTGGGTCCTGGGCGAGGTTCCGGTGCGGGTTCGCTGGTGGCCTACGCGCTGAAAATTACCGATCTCGATCCTCTCGAATTCGATCTGCTGTTCGAACGTTTCCTTAACCCGGAACGTGTCTCTATGCCTGACTTTGACGTCGACTTCTGCATGGAGAAGCGCGACCAGGTGATCGAGCACGTGGCGGACATGTATGGCCGCGACGCGGTATCGCAGATTATCACCTTCGGTACGATGGCGGCGAAAGCGGTTATCCGCGACGTGGGCCGCGTGCTGGGGCACCCTTATGGCTTCGTCGATCGCATCTCTAAACTGGTGCCGCCCGATCCGGGCATGACGCTGGCGAAAGCGTTTGAAGCCGAGCCGCAACTGCCGGAGATCTACGAGGCAGACGAAGAGGTGAAAGCGCTGATCGACATGGCGCGCAAGCTGGAAGGCGTCACGCGTAACGCCGGTAAACACGCCGGTGGCGTGGTGATCGCGCCGACTAAAATCACCGATTTCGCCCCGTTGTACTGCGATGAAGCGGGTCAGCACCCGGTAACGCAGTTTGATAAGAACGACGTGGAATACGCCGGGCTGGTCAAATTCGACTTCCTCGGTCTGCGCACGCTCACCATTATTAACTGGGCGCTGGAGATGATTAACGCCCGCCGTGAGAAAAACGGCGAGCCGCCGCTGGATATCGCTGCCATCCCGCTGGATGACAAGAAAAGTTTCGACATGCTGCAGCGCTCGGAAACCACCGCGGTATTCCAGCTTGAATCGCGTGGCATGAAAGATCTGATTAAACGTCTGCAGCCTGACTGCTTCGAAGATATGATCGCGCTGGTGGCCCTGTTCCGTCCTGGGCCGTTACAGTCGGGCATGGTAGATAACTTTATCGACCGTAAGCACGGACGCGAAGAGATTTCCTACCCGGACGTTCAATGGCAGCATGAGAGCCTGAAACCGGTGCTGGAGCCGACCTACGGCATTATTTTGTATCAGGAACAGGTGATGCAAATCGCTCAGGTGCTTTCCGGCTATACGCTGGGCGGCGCGGATATGCTGCGTCGTGCGATGGGTAAGAAAAAGCCAGAAGAGATGGCCAAGCAGCGCGGCACCTTTGAAGAAGGGGCGAAGAAAAACGGCGTTGACGGCGAACTGGCGATGAAAATCTTCGACCTGGTGGAGAAATTCGCCGGTTACGGATTTAACAAATCTCACTCCGCCGCTTACGCGCTGGTCTCCTACCAGACGCTGTGGCTGAAGGCGCACTATCCGGCCGAGTTTATGGCGGCGGTAATGACCGCCGATATGGACAACACCGAAAAAGTGGTGGGGCTGGTGGATGAATGCTGGCGCATGGGGCTTAAAATCCTGCCGCCGGATATCAACTCCGGTCTGTACCATTTCCACGTCAATGATGATGGTGAAATCGTTTACGGCATTGGGGCGATCAAAGGCGTCGGTGAAGGCCCTATCGAGGCAATCCTCGAAGCACGTAACGAGGGCGGTTATTTCCGTGAGTTGTTTGATCTCTGCGCGCGCACTGACACCAAAAAACTCAACCGCCGGGTACTGGAAAAACTGATCATGTCCGGGGCGTTTGACCGGCTTGGCCCGCACCGCGCGGCGTTGATGAATTCGCTCAGCGATGCGCTGAAAGCCGCCGATCAACATGCCAAAGCCGAAGCTATCGGCCAGGCTGATATGTTTGGTGTGCTGGCGGAAGAACCTGAACAAATTGAACAATCCTATGCCAGTTGCCAGCCCTGGCCGGAACAAATCGTTCTGGATGGCGAGCGTGAAACGTTAGGGCTGTACCTGACGGGGCACCCGATCACCCAGTATCTGAAAGAAATTGAGCGCTATGTCGGAGGCTACCGGCTGAAAGACATGCATCCGACCGAACGTGGTAAAGTCACCACGGCGGCGGGGCTCGTGATTGCCGCGAGGGTCATGGTCACCAAACGCGGCAATCGTATCGGCATCTGTACGCTGGATGACCGTTCCGGGCGGCTTGAAGTGATGTTGTTCACGGACGCCCTGGATAAATACCAGCAATTGCTGGAAAAAGACCGCATACTTATCGTCAGCGGACAGGTCAGCTTTGATGACTTCAGTGGGGGGCTTAAAATGACCGCCCGCGAAGTGATGGACATTGACGAAGCCCGGGAAAAATATGCACGCGGGCTTGCTATCTCGCTGACGGACAGGCAAATTGATGACCAGCTTTTAAACCGTCTCCGCCAGTCTCTGGAACCCCACCGTTCGGGGACCATTCCAGTGCATCTCTACTATCAGAGAGCGGATGCACGCGCGCGGTTGCGTTTTGGCGCGACCTGGCGTGTCTCTCCGAGCGATCGTTTACTCAATGATCTGCGTGGCCTCATCGGCCCGGAGCAGGTGGAACTGGAGTTTGACTAA
- the rnhB gene encoding ribonuclease HII: MMEFIYPHTHLVAGVDEVGRGPLVGAVVTAAVILDPARPIVGLNDSKKLSEKRRLALFDEITEKALCWSLGRAEPHEIDELNILHATMLAMQRAVAGLTIAPEYVLIDGNRCPALPMPSLAVVKGDSRVQEISAASILAKVTRDAEMTALDLNFPQYGFAQHKGYPTAFHLEKLAEHGATEHHRRSFAPVKRALGLVS; this comes from the coding sequence ATGATGGAATTTATCTATCCGCACACGCACCTGGTGGCGGGTGTGGATGAAGTTGGTCGTGGCCCGCTGGTCGGCGCGGTCGTGACAGCGGCGGTGATCCTCGATCCCGCGCGCCCGATCGTGGGCCTTAACGACTCCAAAAAACTCTCTGAAAAGCGCCGTCTCGCGCTGTTTGACGAAATCACCGAGAAAGCCCTGTGCTGGAGCCTTGGCCGCGCAGAGCCGCATGAAATCGATGAACTGAATATATTGCACGCCACGATGCTGGCGATGCAGCGCGCCGTTGCCGGGTTAACGATCGCGCCGGAATATGTGCTGATTGACGGCAACCGCTGCCCGGCGCTGCCCATGCCATCTCTGGCGGTGGTCAAAGGCGACAGCCGGGTGCAGGAAATCAGTGCCGCGTCGATTCTGGCGAAAGTGACGCGTGATGCGGAAATGACGGCGCTGGATCTCAACTTTCCCCAGTATGGCTTTGCGCAGCATAAAGGGTATCCTACCGCTTTCCACCTGGAGAAGCTGGCCGAACACGGTGCGACCGAGCACCATCGACGCAGTTTTGCTCCGGTAAAACGTGCGCTGGGTCTGGTGTCCTGA
- the lpxB gene encoding lipid-A-disaccharide synthase translates to MAEQRPLTIALVAGETSGDILGAGLIRALKARVPDARFVGVAGPLMQAEGCEAWYEMEELAVMGVVEVLGRLRRLLHIRADLTQRFTELQPDVFVGIDAPDFNITLEGNLKKQGIKTIHYVSPSVWAWRQKRVFKIGRSTNLVLAFLPFEKAFYDRFNVPCRFIGHTMADAMPLDPDKNAARDALGIAHDAHCLALLPGSRGAEVEMLSADFLKTAQILRNHYPDLEVVVPLVNAKRREQFERIKAEVAPDLRAHLLDGKGREAMVASDAALLASGTAALECMLAKCPMVVGYRMKPFTFWLAKRLVKTDYVSLPNLLAGRELVKELLQDDCQPQTLADALLPLLANGKTSHEMHDTFRELHQQIRCNADEQAADAVLELAQ, encoded by the coding sequence ATGGCGGAACAGCGTCCTCTGACAATTGCCCTGGTCGCCGGAGAAACCTCCGGCGATATCCTTGGTGCAGGCCTTATCCGCGCACTGAAAGCGCGGGTACCCGATGCACGCTTTGTCGGTGTGGCGGGTCCATTGATGCAGGCGGAAGGTTGTGAAGCCTGGTATGAAATGGAAGAGCTGGCGGTGATGGGCGTTGTCGAGGTGCTGGGGCGTCTGCGTCGTCTGCTGCACATTCGTGCCGATCTCACTCAGCGCTTTACTGAGCTCCAGCCCGATGTTTTCGTGGGTATTGATGCGCCTGACTTTAACATTACCCTTGAAGGGAATCTGAAAAAGCAGGGGATCAAAACCATTCATTACGTCAGCCCGTCCGTCTGGGCCTGGCGACAAAAACGTGTTTTCAAAATCGGCAGATCCACCAACCTGGTGCTCGCTTTCCTGCCTTTCGAAAAAGCGTTTTATGACCGTTTCAACGTGCCGTGCCGGTTTATCGGCCACACCATGGCTGACGCCATGCCGCTGGATCCCGATAAAAACGCGGCGCGCGACGCACTGGGCATTGCGCATGACGCTCACTGTCTCGCGTTACTGCCCGGCAGTCGCGGCGCAGAAGTGGAAATGCTCAGCGCAGATTTCCTGAAAACGGCGCAGATCCTGCGTAATCATTATCCTGATCTCGAGGTGGTTGTGCCGCTGGTTAACGCGAAGCGGCGCGAACAATTTGAGCGGATTAAAGCTGAGGTTGCTCCCGATCTCCGCGCGCATTTGCTTGACGGCAAAGGGCGCGAGGCGATGGTCGCCAGCGATGCAGCATTGCTCGCTTCCGGTACGGCGGCGCTGGAGTGTATGTTGGCGAAATGCCCGATGGTGGTGGGCTATCGCATGAAGCCGTTTACGTTCTGGCTGGCGAAGCGTTTAGTGAAAACAGACTATGTTTCGTTGCCGAATCTGCTTGCCGGGCGTGAGCTGGTGAAAGAGCTCCTGCAGGACGACTGCCAGCCGCAGACACTGGCTGACGCGCTGCTGCCGTTGCTGGCCAATGGCAAAACCAGCCATGAAATGCATGACACTTTCCGAGAGCTGCATCAGCAAATCCGCTGCAATGCGGATGAGCAGGCCGCCGATGCGGTACTGGAGTTAGCACAATGA
- the lpxA gene encoding acyl-ACP--UDP-N-acetylglucosamine O-acyltransferase produces MIDKTAFIHPTAIVEEGAVIGAGAHIGPFCIVGPNVEIGEGTVLKSHVVVNGHTKIGNDNVIYQFASIGEVNQDLKYAGEPTRVEIGDRNRIRESVTIHRGTVQGGGLTKVGSDNLLMVNAHVAHDCTIGNRCILANNATLAGHVSIDDFAIIGGMTAIHQFCIIGAHVMVGGCSGVAQDVPPYVIAQGNHATPFGVNIEGLKRRGFSREAITAIRNAYKQLYRSGKTLEEAKPEIEALAEQYPEVKAFTEFFERSTRGLIR; encoded by the coding sequence GTGATTGATAAAACCGCCTTTATTCATCCAACCGCCATTGTGGAAGAGGGTGCTGTCATCGGCGCCGGCGCCCATATTGGCCCGTTTTGTATTGTTGGCCCGAATGTTGAAATCGGCGAGGGCACCGTACTGAAATCTCATGTCGTGGTTAACGGTCATACTAAGATCGGCAATGACAACGTGATCTATCAGTTCGCTTCCATCGGGGAAGTTAACCAGGATCTGAAATATGCTGGTGAACCGACGCGTGTGGAAATTGGCGACCGCAACCGTATCCGCGAAAGCGTGACCATTCATCGCGGCACAGTACAGGGCGGCGGATTGACGAAGGTGGGCAGCGATAACCTGCTGATGGTCAATGCTCATGTGGCGCATGACTGCACCATCGGCAACCGCTGCATTCTCGCCAACAACGCCACGCTGGCGGGGCACGTATCGATTGATGACTTCGCGATTATCGGCGGTATGACGGCCATCCATCAGTTCTGCATCATTGGTGCGCACGTGATGGTGGGCGGTTGTTCTGGCGTCGCCCAGGATGTACCGCCGTACGTGATTGCGCAGGGCAACCACGCCACGCCTTTCGGTGTCAACATCGAAGGGCTGAAGCGTCGCGGCTTCAGCCGTGAGGCGATTACGGCGATCCGTAATGCGTACAAACAGCTGTACCGTAGCGGTAAAACGCTGGAAGAAGCCAAACCAGAGATTGAAGCCCTGGCCGAACAGTATCCGGAAGTCAAAGCGTTCACCGAGTTCTTCGAACGTTCGACGCGCGGACTGATTCGTTAA
- the fabZ gene encoding 3-hydroxyacyl-ACP dehydratase FabZ, with protein MTTDTHTLHIEEILELLPHRFPFLLVDRVLDFEEGRFLRAVKNVSVNEPFFQGHFPGKPIFPGVLILEAMAQATGILAFKSVGKLEPGELYYFAGIDEARFKRPVVPGDQMIMEVTFEKTRRGLTRFKGVALVDGKVVCEATMMCARSREA; from the coding sequence TTGACTACTGACACTCATACTCTGCACATTGAAGAGATTTTAGAACTTCTGCCGCACCGCTTCCCGTTTTTACTGGTCGATCGCGTGCTGGATTTTGAAGAAGGTCGTTTTCTGCGCGCAGTGAAAAATGTTTCTGTAAACGAACCGTTTTTCCAGGGACATTTCCCTGGTAAGCCGATTTTTCCGGGCGTTCTGATCCTGGAAGCGATGGCGCAGGCCACCGGCATTCTGGCATTCAAAAGCGTAGGTAAACTGGAACCTGGCGAGCTGTACTATTTCGCCGGGATCGACGAAGCACGCTTTAAACGCCCGGTTGTGCCTGGCGATCAAATGATCATGGAAGTGACCTTTGAAAAAACCCGTCGTGGCCTGACCCGCTTCAAGGGCGTTGCCCTGGTTGACGGTAAAGTGGTCTGTGAAGCGACTATGATGTGTGCGCGTAGCCGGGAGGCCTGA
- the lpxD gene encoding UDP-3-O-(3-hydroxymyristoyl)glucosamine N-acyltransferase: MPSIRLADLAQQLDAELHGDGELVITGVASMQSAKAGHISFMVNPKYREHLALCQASAIVMTQDDLPFAKSAALVVKNPYLTYARMAQLLDTTPQPAQNIAPSAVIDATATLGSNVSVGANAVIESGVVLGDNVVIGAGCFVGKNTKIGAGSRLWANVTVYHEIEIGENCLIQSSTVIGADGFGYANDRGNWVKIPQLGRVIIGDRVEIGACTTIDRGALDDTVIGNGVIIDNQCQIAHNVVIGDNTAVAGGVIMAGSLKIGRYCMIGGASVINGHMEICDKVTVTGMGMVMRPITEPGIYSSGIPLQPNKVWRKTAALVMNIDDMNKRLKSIERKVNQQD; this comes from the coding sequence ATGCCTTCAATTCGACTGGCTGATTTAGCTCAGCAGTTGGATGCAGAGTTACACGGTGATGGCGAGCTCGTCATCACCGGCGTTGCGTCCATGCAATCTGCTAAAGCAGGTCACATTTCGTTCATGGTGAATCCTAAATACCGTGAACACCTGGCGCTTTGCCAGGCCTCTGCGATCGTGATGACGCAGGACGATCTTCCTTTTGCCAAAAGCGCGGCTCTGGTGGTGAAGAACCCCTACCTGACCTATGCTCGTATGGCACAACTTCTTGATACCACGCCGCAACCTGCACAGAACATCGCACCCAGTGCGGTGATCGACGCGACGGCGACGCTCGGCAGCAACGTCTCCGTCGGGGCGAACGCGGTGATTGAATCCGGCGTTGTTCTCGGCGATAACGTCGTCATCGGCGCAGGTTGCTTCGTGGGTAAAAACACAAAAATCGGTGCGGGTTCCCGTCTGTGGGCCAACGTTACCGTTTACCACGAGATTGAAATCGGCGAAAATTGCCTGATCCAGTCCAGCACCGTGATCGGCGCAGACGGATTCGGCTATGCCAACGATCGTGGTAACTGGGTTAAAATCCCGCAGCTCGGTCGCGTCATTATTGGTGATCGCGTTGAAATTGGCGCCTGTACCACAATCGATCGTGGGGCGCTGGACGACACGGTGATCGGCAACGGTGTTATCATTGATAACCAGTGCCAGATTGCACATAACGTGGTTATTGGCGACAATACCGCGGTTGCAGGTGGCGTTATCATGGCGGGAAGCCTGAAAATCGGCCGTTACTGCATGATTGGCGGTGCGAGCGTGATTAACGGGCACATGGAAATTTGCGACAAGGTTACGGTAACCGGTATGGGCATGGTGATGCGTCCGATCACCGAACCTGGCATCTATTCCTCCGGTATTCCGCTGCAACCGAACAAAGTGTGGCGCAAAACGGCAGCCCTGGTGATGAACATTGATGATATGAATAAGCGTCTTAAGAGTATTGAGCGCAAGGTCAATCAACAAGACTAA